From a region of the Zingiber officinale cultivar Zhangliang chromosome 4B, Zo_v1.1, whole genome shotgun sequence genome:
- the LOC121976191 gene encoding 60S ribosomal protein L36-2-like, which translates to MAPPQPKTGLFVGLNKGHVVTRRELAPRPSSRKGKTSKRVHFVRSLIREVAGFAPYEKRITELLKVGKDKRALKVAKRKLGTHKRAKKKREEMANVLRKMRSAGVSDKKK; encoded by the exons ATGGCCCCTCCTCAGCCGAAGACCGGTCTCTTCGTCGGCCTCAACAAAGGGCACGTCGTCACCAGGAGGGAGTTAGCTCCTCGTCCTTCCAGCCGCAAAGGG AAAACTAGCAAGAGAGTGCATTTTGTTAGGAGTTTGATCAGAGAAGTGGCTGGTTTTGCTCCTTACGAGAAGAGGATCACTGAATTACTAAAGGTTGGAAAGGATAAACGTGCACTGAAGGTTGCAAAGAGAAAGCTGGGTACACAcaaaagagccaagaagaagagagAGGAGATGGCTAATGTTCTCCGGAAAATGAG GTCTGCTGGAGTGAGCGATAAGAAGAAATAA